A window of Fusarium falciforme chromosome 1, complete sequence genomic DNA:
TTGAACCTGACAACAACCACACCAACAATTTTCATCTGAGAGATGAGTAATAGGCTCGACTATGTGAGAGGCCAAAATCTCATCCAGTACTACTTATCATTTTAATCATCATCATTTCGTCCCCTCGAATCTGTCATAATGGAAGCTAGCGCTACAGCATGGGAGTTAGACAGCGACGAGATCGCATCCATCGCCTCTGAGGACCTGCGCGAGAACAGACCGAATCGCTGGACGGGACCAAAATCCACATGGCGCACCCTCACGGAAGAGGATAGACTGCTGTGGCAGTCGATGAAGCAGCTCCAGGACCAGGATCTCTCTGTGCATCTCTACAATGCCTTTGCCCTGAAGCGAAGAAGTCGGGATACGGAATCTGCCCGGGACCTGATGGTCAAGACGGTGAGCCACATACAATGCTTCAAGAGAACGGGTTTGACCAAATTTAATATAGGCAGATGGTCAGGAGGCAGTTTGGGCACCGCCAAAGATGTGGACTGCGTGGCCTCTGAAGCACAAACAAGTCCCCAAGGAACGGCTCATCAACAGCCAACCCGACGAGGATGATCGCTTTACGTTTCGCAGACAGGAAGAGATTCTGCCAAGTaccgagctggaggaggaggttgcaGCAACCATTCTACGGACCGCCAAGCGGCGCTTCCGCAAGAGGATGAGCAACATGGCACCTCGCCCTTCTATCGAAGAGAGCGGTAACGACACACCAGTCGTCCCATCGAGAGAACCATCCATGAAACCTGAAacagaagatgaaggcgaGAGGATGGCGGTAGATGCCGAGGGAAGCAAAATTACCGGTAGAGGGGGACGGAAGACGTACGAGCCGGTAGAGTCTACCAACGATGAGCTATCCTACCAACTGCTGAGGCCATCTGTTCGCCATATTCTATCGCAGCTCGACGCCACACTATCTATCCTTCACAACTCGCGGTTAGCGGGCATGAGCTACATGTCTGATTCCTCAACAGAAGAAGAGTCCGACAGTCAGAGCGGGCACAGGCTGTCTCGTGGCGGTCGTCGAATGCCATCTCACGACACGGACGGTTCTGCACCTCCCACACCCGCCACGCCCAGCAGACGCGGCCGTCCAAGAAAGATCCGTGTCCCTCGTGAGGGAGAGACGCAGGAGGAGTTTCTCTTGCGCGTCGCTCGCGAATCTCACAGGAAGAAGCCGACGactcccaaggacaaggacgctGCGTTTGAAGAGTGGATGCGTAAGGGCGATGAAGCTATTGAACGCGAGCGGTCCCTGTCTCTGAAGCGAGGGGCATCTGAAGGACCGGACAGCGATGTTGCAAGTTCGGCCTCTGGGACTTATATGGATCGTAAGCGCGCGAGGTGGGGTCTTCGAGACTGGAGCGATGTGCTTGGAGCCGCTGCCCTTGCTGGCTTCTCAAGCGAGACCATCGCTAGAACGGCACGTCGTTGTGCTGACCTCTTTGAGGAGGGTATGGTGGTTAGGACGCTGAACGAGGTGCCCGTCTCTCAAGGTACAGGTATCAGCGGTGTTGAGTACCGCCCAGAGCCCATCCGGCTCTCATACtcggacgaggacgaagatgctgatgatgagagtGACGGCGCGGCAGGCCTCGTTCAGCGCCGCGTTGCCTCTAGACAAGCATCCCTCGCCCGCTCAAGCCGAAGTCCAGACTCACTCGGCAGCCGACGCTCGACACGATCACCCGCACCGCCAAAGTCTCCGCGTTCCCGGTCAGCATCGGCGGGCGGACTCGTCTTTTGCCCCGTCGCCTCGTGTGATCGAGCTGCACAAGGGTTCACACGCAAGGCCAATCTGCGACGACACATTGAGCTCGTGCACCAGGGCCAGACGGAGGAGATGGACAGCGATGAGGAGGTGGCTGGCGGCGTGCATgtcgatggcttcttgaGGCCCATCGTGCCGGGTAGGGgctggagaggagaagacaCGAcacagaggaggaggaagaggttctATGGGGATCGGAGCCGCGAGACGAGTGTTAACAACGGTGATGCATCGCCTTGATAGACTGTAGGGTGGTTTGTGTGATATCAACACCCACTGGTTCACCTTGATCAATGCGGCGATACTATAATTGACATAATGTGAATATCATTACTTGGTCATCTCAAAAGTCAAAGGGTATCAAGTACTCAAATAACCCTACAACGTTCAAACCCTCAACCGCTCCAAGAACTAGACAGACGCAAAAACACAAACCCAACCACCCCCCAAAACTCCAGATCCAGAAACCGGATTGCAACTGTAGATAAAGGTCTTTCATTTCAAACTCTCATATCAAACCACTCTAATTCAGCCTGGGGCTCTTTCTCCTCTGCTCAAACGTCGTGGGCAGGGCATTCTCACCGCCCTCTACGACGATGGCGTCTATGTTGATGGACTTTTTGGCGCTCCGCGTCACTCGAGTGCTGCGCTTAAACAGCGGCATGGTGCGCTCGGGAGGCATCGACATGGTGCTCACCCGCGGGTTGAAGTTGATGGAACCCGTTGTGAGGTTTGGGTTGACCTCGCGGAGGCTCATGCCGAGGGTGCTACCGTCGGGGGCGCTGGCGTTGGAGGCACGGGGTGGAGGACGGGGAGGAGACGTCATCATCTTTTGAGAGTCGAGATCAGCAAAGACGATGGTTGTGTCCTTGTCGTTGTCACGGTCCTTGGTTGGCGTGGGCATCTCGTCGATGCGAGAGATGATGA
This region includes:
- a CDS encoding C2H2-type domain-containing protein is translated as MEASATAWELDSDEIASIASEDLRENRPNRWTGPKSTWRTLTEEDRLLWQSMKQLQDQDLSVHLYNAFALKRRSRDTESARDLMVKTADGQEAVWAPPKMWTAWPLKHKQVPKERLINSQPDEDDRFTFRRQEEILPSTELEEEVAATILRTAKRRFRKRMSNMAPRPSIEESGNDTPVVPSREPSMKPETEDEGERMAVDAEGSKITGRGGRKTYEPVESTNDELSYQLLRPSVRHILSQLDATLSILHNSRLAGMSYMSDSSTEEESDSQSGHRLSRGGRRMPSHDTDGSAPPTPATPSRRGRPRKIRVPREGETQEEFLLRVARESHRKKPTTPKDKDAAFEEWMRKGDEAIERERSLSLKRGASEGPDSDVASSASGTYMDRKRARWGLRDWSDVLGAAALAGFSSETIARTARRCADLFEEGMVVRTLNEVPVSQGTGISGVEYRPEPIRLSYSDEDEDADDESDGAAGLVQRRVASRQASLARSSRSPDSLGSRRSTRSPAPPKSPRSRSASAGGLVFCPVASCDRAAQGFTRKANLRRHIELVHQGQTEEMDSDEEVAGGVHVDGFLRPIVPGRGWRGEDTTQRRRKRFYGDRSRETSVNNGDASP